One segment of Solanum lycopersicum chromosome 1, SLM_r2.1 DNA contains the following:
- the LOC101244124 gene encoding germin-like protein 5-1 gives MSAFGKFVVIMAVVMLAISLDKASAGDPDMLQDVCVADLTNSLTVNGYFCKKNFSEIDFSSMAIAKAGATNNTFGSLVTGANVMKVPGLNTLGVSMARIDYAPGGINPPHTHPRATEMIFVLEGELDVGFITTSNVLITKHIVKGEVFAFPRGLVHFQQNNGDVPAAVVAGFNSQLPGTQSIATTLFASSPTVPDHVLTKTFQVGTKQIQKIKSRLAPKK, from the exons ATGTCTGCCTTTGGAAAATTTGTTGTAATTATGGCTGTTGTTATGTTAGCCATTAGTTTAGATAAAGCTTCTGCTGGAGATCCAGATATGCTTCAAGATGTTTGTGTTGCTGATCTTACAAACA GCTTAACAGTAAATGGTTATTTTTGTAAGAAGAACTTTTCAGAAATAGACTTTTCATCAATGGCCATAGCAAAGGCAGGAGCAACAAACAATACATTTGGTTCTTTAGTCACAGGTGCAAATGTCATGAAAGTCCCTGGCCTTAACACACTTGGTGTGTCCATGGCTCGTATCGACTATGCCCCTGGTGGAATTAACCCACCTCACACTCACCCTCGTGCCACTGAAATGATTTTTGTTTTAGAGGGTGAACTAGACGTTGGTTTTATTACAACATCAAATGTTTTGATTACAAAACATATTGTCAAAGGTGAAGTGTTTGCTTTTCCCAGAGGACTTGTACATTTCCAACAGAACAATGGGGATGTTCCGGCAGCCGTCGTCGCGGGGTTCAACAGCCAGTTGCCTGGAACTCAATCGATTGCTACAACGTTGTTTGCTTCATCACCAACTGTTCCTGATCATGTCTTGACTAAAACATTCCAAGTTGGTACTAAGCAAATTCAGAAAATTAAGTCAAGGCTTGCACCtaagaaataa
- the LOC101244420 gene encoding glutamate--tRNA ligase, cytoplasmic: MELKLSFPADSPPLAVIAAAKIAGVPISTDPTLTTGSTPIMHIDNGLKLRGNFVLLRYISRVANIPDLYQRDACESSQIDEWLEYAPIFASGSQFEEACGYVDGYLLQHTFLVGHSLSIADIAVWSGLAGTGKRWESLRSSKKYQNLARWFNSILTEYGVLNEVTATYVGKKGPGKPTASKVKEQQGSNANLAKVNGDAADKEKEGRKPTSEVDLPEAEVGKVRLRFAPEPSGYLHIGHSKAALLNQYFAERYQGEVIIRFDDTNPDKESNEFVDNLLKDIETLGIKYRTVTYTSDYFPQLMEMAEKLIREGKAYVDDTPREQMQKERMDGIESRCRNNSVEENLKLWKEMIAGSERGTMCCVRGKLDMQDPNKSVRDPVYYRCNQTPHHRIGAKYKVYPTYDFACPFVDAFEGITHALRSSEYHDRNDQYYWIQTDMGFSKVHIYEFSRLNLVYTLLSKRKLLWFVQNGLVEGWDDPRFPTVQGIVRRGLKIEALIQFILEQGASKNLNLMEWDKLWATNKKIVDPVCPRHTAVIEERRVLLTLSNGPDDPFVRIVPKHKKYAGAGEKATTYTKRIWIDYDDAVSISVNEEVTLMDWGNAIVKEIRKDQEGNVTHLSGILHLEGSVKTTKLKLTWLPESDELVKLSVVDFDYLITKKKLEEDENFVDVVNPCTRKETPALGDSNMRNLQRGDVLQLERKGYFRCDVPFLRPQKRIVLFAIPDGKQQPVLRFAVPDGKTK, encoded by the exons ATGGAGCTGAAACTATCATTCCCTGCGGATTCTCCGCCTTTGGCTGTCATTGCGGCGGCGAAGATCGCCGGAGTTCCAATCTCTACTGATCCAACTCTTACTACCGGTTCTACTCCTATTATGCATATAGATAATGG ACTGAAGCTGCGGGGAAATTTTGTTCTTCTGAGGTACATTAGTCGGGTTGCTAATATACCCGATCTGTACCAGCGTGATGCCTGTGAGTCTAGCCAG ATAGATGAATGGCTAGAGTATGCTCCTATATTTGCCTCTGGCTCTCAATTTGAGGAAGCATGTGGCTACGTGGATGGATATCTTCTGCAGCACACATTTCTTGTTGGACATAGCCTCTCAATTGCAGATATTGCAGTTTGGTCTGGCCTTGCAG GTACTGGGAAGAGATGGGAAAGCCTACGATCATCTAAGAAGTACCAAAATCTGGCAAGGTGGTTCAACTCAATATTAACTGAATATGGTGTTCTAAATGAAGTCACAGCAACATATGTGGGAAAGAAAGGCCCGGGAAAGCCAACTGCATCCAAAGTGAAAGAGCAACAAGGCTCAAATGCTAATCTGGCCAAAGTAAATGGTGATGCCGCTGACAAGGAAAAAGAAGGTAGGAAACCGACATCTGAGGTAGATCTTCCTGAGGCAGAAGTTGGAAAAGTGCGGTTGAGGTTTGCACCAGAACCCAGTGGTTATCTCCATATTGGTCACTCAAAAGCAGCATTACTGAACCAGTATTTTGCTGAAAGATATCAAGGGGAAGTTATTATTCGATTTGATGATACAAATCCTGATAAGGAAAGCAATGAATTTGTGGATAATCTACTGAAAGATATTGAAACTCTTGGAATTAAGTATAGGACTGTGACATATACATCTGATTACTTTCCACAATTAATGGAGATGGCAGAGAAATTGATTCGTGAGGGTAAAGCCTATGTGGATGATACCCCAAGGGAGCAAATgcaaaaagaaagaatggatGGAATAGAATCAAGGTGTAGGAACAATAGTGTTGAGGAGAATTTGAAATTATGGAAGGAGATGATTGCTGGTTCAGAGAGGGGAACAATGTGTTGTGTTAGAGGGAAATTGGATATGCAGGATCCTAACAAGTCAGTTAGGGACCCAGTATATTACCGTTGCAATCAGACTCCTCACCACAGGATTGGTGCTAAATATAAAGTATACCCTACTTATGACTTTGCATGCCCATTTGTAGATGCTTTTGAGGGTATTACACATGCACTTCGATCTAGTGAATATCATGATAGGAATGATCAGTATTACTGGATTCAAACTGATATGGGTTTCAGTAAAGTacatatttatgaatttagtcGGCTGAATTTGGTCTATACACTTCTTAGCAAGCGTAAGTTGCTGTGGTTTGTGCAAAATGGACTGGTCGAAGGGTGGGATGATCCTCGTTttccgactgtacaaggaattgTGCGCAGAGGGCTGAAGATTGAGGCGCTGATACAGTTCATTCTTGAACAA GGAGCATCAAAGAATCTCAATCTTATGGAGTGGGACAAGCTATGGGCCACTAATAAGAAGATCGTTGATCCTGTATGTCCTAGGCATACCGCTGTTATTGAAGAAAGACGAGTCTTATTGACTTTGAGTAATGGACCAGATGATCCTTTTGTCCGAATTGTACCCAAGCATAAAAAGTATGCAGGTGCTGGGGAAAAAGCAACAACTTACACCAAGAGAATCTGGATAGACTATGATGATGCTGTATCAATCTCTGTCAACGAGGAAGTAACATTGATGGACTGGGGCAATGCAATAGTGAAAGAGATACGGAAGGACCAAGAGGGTAATGTTACTCATCTGTCTGGGATTCTGCATCTTGAAGGGTCAGTTAAAACAACAAAGTTAAAGCTGACTTGGCTGCCAGAGAGTGATGAACTTGTTAAACTCTCTGTGGTTGATTTTGACTATTTAATTACAAAGAAGAAG CTCGAGGAAGACGAGAACTTTGTCGATGTTGTTAATCCTTGCACAAGGAAGGAGACTCCAGCGCTTGGTGATTCTAACATGAGGAATCTGCAACGTGGAGACGTGTTGCAGCTGGAGAGGAAGGGCTACTTCAGATGCGATGTTCCCTTCCTACGACCTCAAAAACGCATTGTTCTTTTTGCCATCCCTGATGGTAAACAGCAACCAGTGTTGCGGTTTGCAGTCCCAGATGGCAAAACAAAATGA